A part of Bacillus thuringiensis genomic DNA contains:
- a CDS encoding DUF2062 domain-containing protein, translating into MMNLKTPKKTYSFFKRMWRILKFQYYKLLRSPEGAKKVSLGFAIGFGLEMLVIYTASLVYVIFYPIVRLAKGSFPAAVIGNIIGKISFLPVFLFPVAYALGKMIYPFHVEKIHHEPFTISDLFSSHIFTMLKSLLQSEVYVLIGMTIIGVVFGVISYFVVHYLYEKNRKLRLKNRKKRVREPLVQI; encoded by the coding sequence ATGATGAATTTGAAAACACCTAAGAAAACATATTCGTTTTTCAAGCGGATGTGGAGAATATTAAAGTTTCAATATTATAAGTTGCTTCGATCACCAGAAGGAGCAAAGAAAGTATCGTTAGGTTTTGCAATTGGATTTGGTTTAGAGATGTTGGTCATATATACGGCATCGCTCGTATATGTAATATTTTATCCGATCGTTCGATTAGCCAAGGGATCTTTTCCTGCTGCGGTTATTGGCAATATTATTGGGAAAATATCGTTTTTACCGGTATTTTTATTTCCAGTTGCTTATGCGTTAGGGAAAATGATTTATCCATTTCATGTAGAAAAAATACATCATGAACCATTTACGATATCTGACTTGTTTTCAAGCCATATTTTCACAATGTTAAAGAGCTTATTGCAGAGTGAAGTGTATGTATTGATTGGTATGACGATAATAGGAGTTGTGTTTGGGGTAATTTCATATTTCGTTGTGCATTATTTATATGAAAAGAACCGTAAGTTACGTTTGAAGAACAGAAAGAAACGAGTGAGAGAACCACTTGTACAAATATAA
- a CDS encoding MarR family winged helix-turn-helix transcriptional regulator: MESREWERIVDHLLSLVPLFYRKFMLPGEFSSQRHMPPSHTQVLLLLHENGTLAVSEIGKRLAISRPNMTPLLNKLIQEELIERHYSEKDRRVILISLTSEGKLLVNQYQQFILDKLKENFQTLSEEEREKLIHSLQTIQNLILKTNA; this comes from the coding sequence ATGGAATCACGCGAGTGGGAACGTATTGTTGATCATCTTCTTTCGCTAGTGCCTCTTTTTTATCGCAAATTTATGCTTCCTGGAGAATTTTCTTCTCAAAGACATATGCCGCCATCACATACACAAGTATTGCTGCTTCTGCACGAAAATGGCACATTAGCAGTTTCCGAAATTGGCAAGCGGTTAGCGATTTCACGGCCTAACATGACACCTCTATTAAACAAACTAATTCAAGAAGAACTAATAGAGCGTCATTATAGCGAAAAAGATCGACGGGTCATTTTAATTTCCCTAACATCTGAAGGGAAATTGTTAGTAAATCAGTATCAACAATTCATTTTAGACAAATTAAAAGAAAATTTCCAAACATTATCTGAGGAAGAACGTGAAAAGCTCATTCACTCTCTTCAAACCATTCAAAATTTAATTTTGAAAACAAACGCATAA
- a CDS encoding GDSL-type esterase/lipase family protein gives MKKVILTIVCLLLLIISYSYFEKNDETKQNEPEEKTEKTSTPSWIDKQPSDSFYHLVLGDSLAKGYGSTQGGFAELASRQIEAQIHKPITVENLGINGLTTDRLAKKVQSEDVQQKIRAANIITINIGGNNLFRLNRDVGVIDGIKMLNKEKAHFEADIKTIVKTVRDQNPDALLILSELYNPLQLDDSIASYADMFLDGWNESVYSISKANQPSIVLPIRKLISNDKKELLFDQVHPNDKGYTIIADSFTKKVLAYKY, from the coding sequence ATGAAAAAAGTCATCTTAACAATTGTTTGTCTCCTCCTTCTAATCATTTCTTATTCTTATTTTGAAAAGAACGATGAGACAAAACAAAATGAACCCGAAGAAAAAACAGAAAAAACATCTACTCCAAGTTGGATTGATAAGCAACCAAGTGATTCCTTTTATCATCTCGTACTAGGTGATTCACTCGCCAAAGGATATGGATCGACACAAGGGGGATTTGCTGAATTAGCTTCTAGACAAATAGAAGCACAAATTCATAAACCAATTACCGTAGAAAATCTCGGGATAAACGGTCTTACAACAGATCGTCTCGCTAAAAAAGTTCAATCAGAAGATGTTCAACAAAAAATTAGAGCAGCAAATATCATTACGATTAATATTGGAGGAAATAATTTATTTCGCTTAAATCGTGATGTCGGTGTTATAGACGGTATTAAAATGTTAAATAAAGAAAAAGCTCATTTTGAAGCGGATATAAAAACTATTGTAAAGACAGTTCGCGATCAAAACCCGGACGCTTTACTCATTCTCTCAGAGCTCTATAACCCATTACAACTCGATGACTCCATCGCCAGTTATGCAGATATGTTTTTAGATGGCTGGAATGAATCCGTTTATTCCATTTCAAAAGCGAATCAGCCATCTATCGTTTTACCCATTCGTAAATTAATATCGAATGATAAAAAAGAATTACTCTTTGACCAAGTACACCCAAATGATAAAGGCTATACGATTATTGCCGATTCATTTACAAAAAAAGTGTTGGCCTACAAATATTAA
- the cpdB gene encoding bifunctional 2',3'-cyclic-nucleotide 2'-phosphodiesterase/3'-nucleotidase: protein MKKSKKMLAGATLAIGVIAPQVLPTTAHADENNGESTVNLRILETSDIHVNLMNYDYYQTKTDNKVGLVQTATLVNKAREEAKNSVLFDDGDALQGTPLGDYVANKINDPKKPVDPSYTHPLYRLMNLMKYDVISLGNHEFNYGLDYLNKVISKTEFPVINSNVYKDDKDNNKENDQNYFKPYHVFEKEVEDESGQKQKVKIGVMGFVPPQVMNWDKANLEGKVKAKDIVETAKKMVPKMKAEGADVIVALAHSGVDKSGYNVGMENASYYLTEVPGVDAVLMGHSHTEVKDVFNGVPVVMPGVFGSNLGIIDMQLKKVNGKWEIQKEQSKPQLRPIADSKGNPLVQSDQKLVNEIKDDHQATIDYVNTAVGKTTAPINSYFSLVQDDPSVQLVTNAQKWYVEKLFAENGQYSKYKGIPVLSAGAPFKAGGRNGATYYTDIPAGTLAIKNVADLYVYPNTLYAVKVNGAQVKEWLEMSAGQFNQIDPQKTEEQPLVNIGYPTYNFDILDGLKYEIDVTQPAKYDKDGKVVNANTNRIINMTYEGKQVADNQEFIVATNNYRGSSQTFPGVSKGEVVYQSQDETRQIIVKYMQETPVIDPAADKNWTFKPIVADKLNTTFDSSPNAQKYIKKDGKISYVGPSENEFAKYAIDITKKNEGDKETGGENPTTPPTGEGNNGGNPTTPPTGEGNNGGNPTTPPTDEGNNGGNPTTPPTDEGNNAGSGQTTTDNQNAKETTTVTENKEERDLPKTGTSVVSTIGAGLAFVGAGFLLLFRRKKANR from the coding sequence GTGAAAAAGTCAAAAAAAATGCTAGCTGGAGCAACTCTTGCTATTGGTGTAATAGCACCACAAGTGTTGCCAACAACAGCTCATGCGGATGAGAACAATGGGGAGAGTACGGTTAACTTACGAATTCTAGAAACATCAGATATTCACGTTAACTTAATGAATTACGATTATTATCAAACGAAAACAGATAATAAAGTAGGTCTCGTGCAAACTGCAACACTTGTTAATAAAGCACGTGAAGAAGCGAAGAACTCTGTCCTATTTGATGATGGGGATGCATTACAAGGGACACCGCTTGGAGATTATGTAGCGAATAAAATAAATGATCCGAAGAAGCCTGTGGATCCTAGTTATACACATCCATTATATCGTTTAATGAATTTAATGAAGTATGACGTCATCTCTCTTGGGAATCATGAATTTAACTATGGTTTAGACTATTTAAACAAAGTAATTAGTAAAACAGAGTTCCCGGTTATTAACTCGAACGTCTATAAAGATGATAAAGATAATAATAAAGAGAACGACCAAAACTACTTTAAACCATATCATGTTTTTGAAAAAGAAGTAGAAGATGAATCAGGTCAAAAACAAAAAGTGAAAATTGGCGTAATGGGATTTGTTCCACCTCAAGTTATGAACTGGGATAAAGCGAATTTAGAAGGAAAAGTGAAAGCAAAAGATATAGTTGAAACGGCGAAGAAAATGGTGCCAAAAATGAAAGCAGAAGGTGCAGATGTCATCGTTGCACTAGCGCACTCCGGTGTTGATAAGAGTGGATACAACGTTGGCATGGAAAACGCGTCGTATTATTTAACAGAGGTTCCTGGTGTAGATGCAGTATTAATGGGACATTCACATACTGAAGTGAAGGATGTATTTAATGGAGTTCCAGTTGTAATGCCTGGTGTCTTTGGAAGTAACTTAGGTATTATTGATATGCAGTTGAAAAAGGTAAACGGAAAATGGGAAATACAAAAAGAGCAATCGAAGCCGCAACTTCGTCCGATCGCTGATAGTAAAGGGAATCCATTAGTACAATCCGATCAAAAATTAGTTAATGAAATTAAAGATGATCATCAAGCGACAATTGATTATGTGAATACAGCTGTAGGAAAAACGACAGCGCCAATTAATAGTTATTTCTCATTAGTACAAGATGATCCTTCTGTACAACTTGTGACAAATGCACAAAAATGGTATGTAGAAAAGTTGTTTGCTGAAAATGGACAGTATAGCAAATATAAAGGAATTCCAGTTTTATCTGCGGGCGCACCATTTAAAGCGGGGGGCCGAAACGGTGCTACATATTATACGGATATTCCAGCTGGAACGTTAGCAATTAAAAACGTGGCAGATTTATATGTATATCCAAATACGTTATATGCTGTAAAAGTAAATGGGGCACAAGTGAAAGAATGGCTTGAAATGTCTGCAGGTCAGTTTAATCAAATCGATCCACAGAAAACGGAAGAACAGCCGTTAGTAAATATAGGCTATCCTACATATAACTTTGATATTTTAGATGGCTTAAAATACGAAATTGATGTAACACAACCGGCGAAATACGATAAAGATGGAAAAGTTGTAAATGCAAATACGAATCGTATTATAAATATGACGTATGAAGGGAAGCAAGTAGCTGATAATCAAGAGTTCATCGTCGCTACAAATAACTATCGTGGAAGTAGCCAAACGTTCCCGGGTGTAAGTAAAGGGGAAGTTGTATATCAATCACAAGATGAAACACGTCAAATCATTGTGAAGTATATGCAAGAAACACCAGTTATTGATCCAGCAGCAGATAAAAATTGGACGTTTAAACCGATTGTTGCAGATAAATTAAATACAACATTCGATTCTTCACCAAATGCACAAAAGTATATAAAGAAAGATGGGAAAATATCATATGTTGGACCATCGGAAAATGAATTTGCTAAATATGCAATTGATATAACGAAGAAGAACGAGGGTGATAAGGAAACGGGTGGAGAGAATCCAACAACACCACCAACAGGTGAAGGAAATAATGGAGGAAATCCAACGACACCACCAACAGGTGAAGGAAACAATGGAGGAAATCCAACGACACCGCCAACAGATGAAGGAAACAATGGAGGAAATCCAACGACACCACCAACAGATGAAGGTAATAATGCAGGATCTGGACAAACTACAACGGATAATCAAAACGCAAAAGAAACGACAACTGTAACTGAAAATAAAGAAGAACGTGATTTACCGAAAACAGGTACAAGTGTTGTTTCTACAATTGGAGCAGGTTTGGCGTTTGTTGGAGCGGGGTTCCTTCTGTTATTTAGAAGAAAGAAAGCAAATAGATAG